In Eubalaena glacialis isolate mEubGla1 chromosome 12, mEubGla1.1.hap2.+ XY, whole genome shotgun sequence, the sequence taacaaaaaatttatCCTTATTAGCCCCTTCCCTTCTGCTTTTAAGAGCTACACCCCTTgttcttaaattaaaaatctttcttaGATCCCCCTTGTGCCTTCAGCTACTGCCCGGGTTCTGCCATTTCTGCAAAACCACTGTCTCAACCTCTTTTCAGTTCACCTCTTGAAACTATCGTCATGGCTCTGTTTTTTAATGCCAAATCCAATGTTTTTTTTCTAAACCATTATTTTTTTGATCTTCGTGCTTTACCCAATGAAAATGTCCTGAGTCCTGAATCTCTCTCCTTTGACTTCCTGGATGACTTCCTTATTCTAGTTTGTTGCTTGCCTGTTTGATAACCCCTTCATCTTTTGTTACTTTAATCACACTTTTCCTAATCTAACTCTAAATTCTGGTGTGCCCATTGTGGAGATTGCAACTCATTTTCTCTATATCCTACATTTCAAGCTGATCAGCACTACTATTAtctatttgtatttattctttaccTTTTTATATaagctaatttatttttaaagagtagaCATATCACTATGGTAAATGGATATATTAGCATTTTCAAAATTGGatgaaaattatattaatttgctagggttgccataaTAAATACCACAGACctgagtggtttaaacaacaaaagtgtattttatcacagtttGGGGAGGAAATCCGTATCAAGGTATGggtaggtttggtttcttctaaggACTCTCTCGTTGGCTTGCAGACTGCTGTCTtgtcactgtgtcctcaagtagtCCCTGTGTGCTAGCATGTGCCTCCTTTTGTGtctaaattttccctttttgtgagGACCCCAGTCAGACTGGATTAGGACACATCCTAATGATCTTCTTTTAACTTaatcctctctctttttaatcaaaaattttttccaactttactgaggtatggttgacaaataaaaattgtgtgaATTTAATGTGTGTTAAATTTAACTTCCCCCAAGGTTCCAAATCTGAGAAAAAACAATTGGCAAATGTAGACATGCTAAAGATATACCAGCACCAAATTGAGCTTTTAGGTAATCTGAAGGCTCAAAAGACAATTGATAGGAAAATAACTTTCTCTCTGGGTAATAAATGCCATGTCAGTTCTGGCTGCCCCTGACATGACCCCACAGCTCCAATGGGGAGACCTCACCTACCCTCAGGCTTCCGTGTCTCAGTCCCTCAGCTCATGGAGGCTGCTTTTGATTCCTGTGCACCCTCTCTTCTCCTTAGCTGAAGTCTTGgtaaataaaattaatctaatttatatatgtacatatatatgtataacctcTTGTAATTTATAATACATGTACATACTATCAAATAGATATGATATTGTTTAATCCTCTTAAAAATAATACAGCcccagagaaatttttaaaaattagtaagagTTAAATTGCCACTGTGCAATTGCAAATAATCTTATctaaagagaaaatctgaatgtACATAATTACACAGCAGGACTATCCAAATAATTTAATGATGAGCtcggatttttaaaaagtcatgtatGGAAGATGGATGACAAGATatataaacaagaatgaaaagaaaaaattagaacaaacagaaaaataatttccagaagataaaaatttaaaaaaatgtgaccaactgctaatattttaaacaggaaaaatttaaatctgttatgcatattttaaaaatgcacatgttgggcttccctggtggcgcagtggttgagaatctgcctgccaatgaaggggacacgggttcgagccctggtctgggaagatcccacatgctgcggagcaactgggcccgtgcaccacaactactgagcctgcgcgtctggagcctgtgctccgcaacaagagaggccgcggtagtgagaggcccgcgcaccgcgatgaagagtgggccccgctcgccgcaactggagaaagccctcgcacagaaacgaagacccaacacagccaaaaataaataaataaataaataaattaaaaaaaaatgcacatgtatatacgaatatacacatacatacatttataattaaagctatctttctatctatcctTAGGACTGGATAAATTACTACTTAACATAGTACTAAGAGATCACTAGGGAAGCATGATGCTTGTTTTGATTCTAATTCTTCTTGGGGAGGAACATATTTAAAACCGAAGAGGGTAGAAAAGCACTGTAACTAGAACTTTAAGTTCAATTTATTGGTAATATAGCAAGAGCTACTCATTAGTTTAGAGGAGTTTACACATGTAGGcttaacaagaagaaaaacagtaACACCAAAATCAATGCTAACAACAATTATAAATCTTACGAAAGTTTTTAAATATCTGTTGATGCCTGCGTTCATTTAGCAAACACAGTCACTGAGCTTGGTGTGCCTACATAGCTCTCTTCTGCTTAAATCACATTTCTTGGGAAGAcgttgaaggaaggaaaaagatttaCCTGAAGCAGAATATGTACGCAAAATCAAAAGTAGGTAGGATAACCACTATTGAGAGTACTCAAAGAAAGTTGGGAAGGTTGTGATGTCAGCCTTAGATAGGTATCTAAGTTTGAATACAGATCTAAGAATTCAGAGGCTAAGAGAGCAAACTAGTACAGACCAAATGGGAGTGGTGGAAAGAAAGGGGTCCTGAGTAcacaatattttatctttatttttacatttgtaaacTCGTATATTGGTACGTAGGGAATGCCTAATAaacgttttaaaaaatgatgaatgcTTATGTTTGGGAAAGTTATTAATGATTTATATGAAGTTATCCATCTGGACTAGAATCTAGTACTTTTTCAATTACCTTAAGAGTCAAGTTCAGAGAACCGGGGCTCGCCGCGAGCCTTCGAGAGCAGCGGCcgcggaggaggcggcggcggcggcacagGCTCGAGCCAGCCGCGCGCGCATCCCCGGGCGCCCTGCGCGGCGGAGATCTCGGCGGGCCGCGGGAGCCCAGGAGGGGACTGGACAAAGCCATATGGCAGGAATCTTAGCCTGGTTCTGGAACGAGAGGTTTTGGCTCCCTCACAATGTCACCTGGGCGGACCTGAAGAACACGGAGGAAGCCACCTTCCCGCAGGCTGAGGACCTCTATCTCGCCTTCCCCTTGGCCTTCTGCATGTTAATGGTACGGCTCATCTTCGAGAGATTTGTAGCCAAACCATGTGCCATAGCCCTCAACATTCAAGCCAATGGACCACAAATTGCTCAGCCAAatgccattctggaaaaggttTTTACTGCAATTGCAAAGCATCCTGATGAAAAGAGATTGGAGGGCCTCTCCAAGCAGCTGGACTGGGACGTTCGCAGCATTCAACGCTGGTTCCGACAAAGACGCAACCAGGAGAAGCCAAGCACACTGAAGAGGTTCTGTGAGAGCATGTGGAAATTTTCATTTGGCCTTTATATATTTACCTATGGAGTCCGGTTCCTGAAAAAGACCCCCTGGCTGTGGAATACAAGGCACTGCTGGTACAACTACCCCTATCAGCCACTCACGCCTGACCTTCACTACTATTATATCCTGGAGCTGTCATTTTATTGgtctttaatgttttcccagttcACTGATATCAAAAGAAAGGACTTTGGCGTTATGTTCCTGCATCACCTTGTATCTATTTTTTTGATTACCTTTTCATATGTCAACAACATGGCCCGAGTAGGAACCCTAGTCCTCTGTCTCCATGATTCAACCGACGCTTTTCTAGAGGCTGCCAAAATGGCAAATTATGCCAAGTTTCAGAAAATTTGTGATCTCCTGTTTGTTACGTTTGCCATGGTTTTTATCACCACACGACTGGGTATATTTCCTCTCTGGGTGTTAAATACCACATTATTTGAAAGTTGGGAGATTGTTGGACCTTACCCTTCCTGGTGGGTTTTTAACCTACTGCTGTTGGTAATACAAGGCTTGAACTGCTTCTGGTCTTACTTGATCGTAAAAATAGCTTGCAAAGCTATTTCAAAAGGCAAGGTGTCCAAGGATGATCGAAGTGATATTGAGTCTAGCTCAGATGAGGAGGACTCGGAACCTCCAGGGAGTAACCCTCATGCTGCGACCGCCACCAATGGGA encodes:
- the LOC133102335 gene encoding ceramide synthase 6-like, which translates into the protein MAGILAWFWNERFWLPHNVTWADLKNTEEATFPQAEDLYLAFPLAFCMLMVRLIFERFVAKPCAIALNIQANGPQIAQPNAILEKVFTAIAKHPDEKRLEGLSKQLDWDVRSIQRWFRQRRNQEKPSTLKRFCESMWKFSFGLYIFTYGVRFLKKTPWLWNTRHCWYNYPYQPLTPDLHYYYILELSFYWSLMFSQFTDIKRKDFGVMFLHHLVSIFLITFSYVNNMARVGTLVLCLHDSTDAFLEAAKMANYAKFQKICDLLFVTFAMVFITTRLGIFPLWVLNTTLFESWEIVGPYPSWWVFNLLLLVIQGLNCFWSYLIVKIACKAISKGKVSKDDRSDIESSSDEEDSEPPGSNPHAATATNGTSGTNGYLLTGPCSMDD